A single Montipora foliosa isolate CH-2021 chromosome 7, ASM3666993v2, whole genome shotgun sequence DNA region contains:
- the LOC138010559 gene encoding polynucleotide 5'-hydroxyl-kinase NOL9-like produces the protein MSGRLERKCRSPNSAENRFIPGVKNHVGREKGTWKAAFSRTFREIKARKIARKARRKLTKNNGNSEDLIGKQIQIVTKKLLTSKKAGKDVVEHNVNTVNLNDIQIEPKKTNCEKKRKVMDDHTQINGEVEEKERQKNQTGPETRSRKRARKEIDGVGEAEATTVTSKRSHPKIEDHIEGEKEKTRALILSGDLENARLLFLTKRQKVCIKGAAQIEVLVGSLYIFGSILRPGHEPVNIFSTSISRLIAFSESSNHDTICTEDYFGTLQSALQNQPNDVVKMALLNRKRASSVLLMKSLQTVEMNFVCSFQKFHGIFNLNHQKDPQLKSTKLLLKKKKRANLSFILAKPKKNTKLLIVPGQWKTVSDIVQQGAAEAKAPVVLICGGKDVGKSTFARYLANSFLNSRKELYFLECDVGQTEFTPPGLISLNKISSPLLGPPFTHLQQPERSVFFGDISPRDKPGFFMQCIHYVYQTYADNYRNKIPLIVNTQGWIKGLGVPLLFDVIRLVQPSHIIQFNYADSCKRAFKNLPKLTTGLLTHAPGWVFSAKGEEDIRPCAQRDEIVSLKKGQQHEQMITSARSLFQPVVLQLDARGNKGNSSGSEFTASDKRVLALLSYFSRIKPNTRHCGLHTSGITSLLSCVPYSVPWKQVAIHIMHTELPWDQILYSVNASVVGLGETSPDQMHRREDADNFEPCYFMDNPIAECIGLGIVRNVDPVRKVLYVLTPLPLDALQRVNTLLKGNLEIPAALLLSTKKLNVPYVTTEFTYHLRGAGAKKMRHNLLRRRRGGRRVSDG, from the exons ATGTCTGGTAgattggaaagaaaatgcagaTCTCCGAATTCCGCGGAAAACCGGTTTATCCCCGGTGTAAAAAACCACGTGGGACGTGAAAAAGGAACATGGAAAGCTGCCTTTTCCCGAACGTTTAGGGAGATTAAAGCGAGAAAAATAGCAAGAAAAGCAAGACGCAAACTCACGAAAAATAATGGCAATAGCGAGGATCTAATTgggaaacaaattcaaattgtaaCGAAGAAACTATTAACTTCCAAGAAGGCTGGTAAAGATGTTGTTGAGCACAACGTAAATACTGTAAACCTGAACGACATTCAGATCGAACCGAAGAAGACAAATTgcgaaaaaaagaggaaagtgaTGGATGACCATACTCAAATCAATGGAGAAGTCGAAGAGAAGGAGAGACAGAAAAATCAGACCGGGCCGGAAACAAGATCAAGGAAAAGAGCGAGGAAAGAGATTGATGGTGTAGGCGAGGCTGAGGCTACGACAGTCACTTCCAAAAG GTCACACCCAAAAATTGAGGACCACATTGAAGGAGAGAAGGAAAAAACTAg AGCTTTAATCCTGTCTGGTGACTTGGAAAATGCCCGTTTGCTTTTCCTGACAAAAAGACAG AAAGTTTGCATCAAGGGTGCAGCTCAAATCGAAGTCTTGGTTGGGTCATTGTACATATTTGGTTCCATTTTAAGACCTGGCCATGAACCAGTTAATATTTTTTCCACCAGCATTTCGAGGTTGATCGCATTTTCTGAAAGTAGCAATCATGATACCATATGCACTGAAGATTATTTTGGAACATTGCAAAGTGCTCTGCAAAACCAGCCTAACGATGTTGTTAAAATGGCATTGCTGAATAGAAAAAGGGCTAGTTCCGTTCTCCTTATGAAATCCTTGCAAACCGTTGAGATGAACTTTGTTTGCAGCTTTCAGAAGTTCCATGGTATTTTCAACTTGAACCaccaaaag GATCCACAACTGAAATCGACTAAGTTATtactgaagaaaaagaaaagagctaACTTGAGTTTTATTCTG GCCAAACCAAAGAAAAACACTAAGCTGTTGATTGTTCCTGGTCAATGGAAGACAGTCAGTGATATTGTGCAGCAAGGTGCAGCTGAAG CTAAGGCTCCAGTTGTACTCATCTGTGGTGGAAAGGATGTTGGGAAATCAACATTTGCAAGATATTTAGCAAACTCCTTCCTTAACAG TCGAAAAGAACTTTACTTCCTTGAGTGTGATGTCGGGCAAACTGAGTTCACTCCACCTGGCTTAATATCACTTAACAAAATTTCTTCTCCTCTGCTAG GTCCACCTTTCACCCATCTTCAGCAACCAGAGAG GTCTGTCTTTTTTGGCGATATATCGCCAAGGGATAAACCAGGATTTTTCATGCAGTGTATTCATTATGTCTATCAAACATATGCTGATAACTACAGGAATAAGATTCCACTGATTGTTAATACACAAGGATGGATTAAGG GCCTGGGTGTCCCATTGCTGTTTGACGTGATCCGCTTGGTCCAACCATCACACATCATACAGTTCAACTACGCTGATAGCTGCAAGCGTGCTTTTAAGAATCTCCCAAAGCTAACAACTGGATTGTTGACGCATGCTCCAGGATGGGTATTTTCTGCCAAGGGGGAAGAAGATATTCGCCCCTGTGCCCAGAG AGACGAGATTGTATCTCTAAAGAAAGGACAACAGCATGAACAAATGATAACGTCAGCAAGATCGTTGTTTCAGCCTGTTGTTTTGCAGCTTGACGCCAGAGGGAATAAAGGCAATAGTTCCGG GTCGGAGTTCACCGCAAGCGATAAACGTGTTTTGGCATTGTTGTCGTATTTCAGCCGGATAAAACCAAACACAAGACATTGTGGTCTCCACACCAGTGGAATTACATCTCTACTCTCTTGTGTTCCCTACAGTGTGCCTTGGAAGCAAGTTGCAATTCATATCATGCATACAGAG CTTCCATGGGATCAGATTCTTTATTCTGTGAATGCTAGTGTTGTAGGGCTTGGAGAAACTAGCCCCGATCAG ATGCATCGTCGAGAGGATGCGGATAATTTCGAACCCTGTTACTTCATGGACAACCCAATAGCAGAATGCATCGGATTAG GAATCGTGCGCAACGTTGATCCTGTAAGGAAAGTTCTGTATGTTTTGACACCGTTGCCATTAGACGCTCTCCAACGAGTGAACACATTATTGAAAGGGAACTTGGAGATTCCAGCTGCTCTGCTGCTCTCG ACGAAGAAATTGAATGTTCCTTACGTGACCACTGAATTCACTTACCATCTGCGTGGTGCTGGGGCGAAGAAAATGCGGCACAATCTGCTGAGAAGAAGGAGAGGAGGTCGTCGTGTCAGTGACGGATAA